A region from the Prionailurus viverrinus isolate Anna chromosome E2, UM_Priviv_1.0, whole genome shotgun sequence genome encodes:
- the ADGRG5 gene encoding adhesion G-protein coupled receptor G5 isoform X3, which translates to MWAGGSPALIGCLGPLLPPRPLQTLASSLTLRLIRGLECSLLNTSFEGKNLTLQTHSIQTLAFKLGCDFTGLALSSATLERVPQASVPHAMEFPAELTQNACRTRPRELRLICIYFFTDYFFQSINSSLLNNYVLGAQLSHGHVNNLSEPINISFWHNRSLEGYTATCVFWKEGASKDHWGVWSPEGCRTEQPSPSQVLCRCNHLSYFAVLMQLSPAPIPAELLVPLTYISLVGCSISVVASLLTILLHFQARKQGDSTTHIHMNLHASVLLLNVAFLLSPVLARAGAACTALAAILHFALLSCLTWMAIEGFNLYLLLVRVYNIYIRRYMLKLCAVGWGVPALLVLLLLVDQNSVYGPHTIPLFDSRENGTGFQNNSICWVRSPWVHNILVMGYGGLTSLFNLVVLVWALRAVRRLRAQEKVPGTRACRDSVTVLGLTLLLGTTWALAFFSFGVFLLPQLFLFTIFNSLYGFFLFLWFCSQRCRSEAEVEAEMEAFSSSQTMP; encoded by the exons ATGTGGGCTGGGGGAAGCCCTGCCCTTATTGGCTGTCTGGGGCCCCTCTTGCCCCCACGCCCACTCCAGACCCTGGCCAGCTCTCTCACCCTCAGGCTTATCCGGGGCCTGGAGTGCAGCCTGTTGAACACCAGCTTCGAGGGCAAGAACCTTACCTTGCAGACGCACAGCATCCAGACACTGGCCTTCAAGCTGGGCTGTGACTTCACTGGCCTCGCACTGAGCAGTGCGACTCTGGAGCGGGTCCCCCAG GCCTCGGTGCCGCACGCCATGGAGTTCCCGGCAGAGCTGACCCAGAATGCCTGCAGGACCCGCCCCAGGGAGCTGCGCCTCATCTGCATTTACTTCTTCACTGACTACTTTTTCCAG AGTATCAACTCATCTTTGCTCAATAACTATGTCCTGGGAGCCCAGCTGAGTCACGGACACGTGAACAACCTCAGTGAGCCGATCAACATCAGCTTCTGGCACAACCGAAGCCTG GAAGGCTACACAGCGACCTGTGTCTTTTGGAAGGAAGGAGCCAGCAAGGATCACTGGGGGGTCTGGAGCCCCGAGGGCTGTCGCACAGAGCAGCCGTCACCTTCCCAGGTGCTCTGCCGCTGCAACCACCTCAGCTACTTTGCTGTTCTCATG CAACTCTCCCCGGCCCCGATCCCCGCAGAGCTGCTGGTGCCTCTTACGTACATCTCCCTGGTGGGCTGCAGCATCTCCGTCGTGGCCTCGCTTCTCACTATCCTGCTGCACTTCCAAGCCAG GAAGCAGGGTGACTCCACAACACACATCCACATGAACCTGCATGCGTCTGTGCTGCTCCTGAACGTCGCCTTCCTGTTGAGTCCTGTGCTGGCCAGGGCCGGGGCAGCATGCACAGCACTGGCGGCCATCCTGCACTTTGCGCTGCTCAGCTGCCTCACCTGGATGGCCATCGAAGGCTTCAACCTCTACCTCCTCCTCGTGCGCGTCTACAACATCTACATCCGCCGATATATGCTCAAGCTGTGTGCAGTGGGTTGGG GGGTCCCAGCCCTCCTGGTGCTGCTCCTTCTTGTTGACCAGAATTCAGTGTATGGACCTCACACAATCCCACTCTTCGACAGCCGGGAAAATGGCACGGGTTTCCAGAACAATTCCAT ATGCTGGGTGCGGAGCCCCTGGGTGCACAACATCTTGGTCATGGGCTATGGTGGCCTCACATCCCTTTTCAACCTGGTGGTGCTGGTTTGGGCGCTGCGGGCCGTGCGCAGGCTGCGGGCGCAGGAGAAGGTGCCGGGCACCCGGGCCTGCCGAGATAGTGTCACCGTGCTGGGCCTCACCCTGCTGCTGGGCACCACCTGGGCCTTGGCTTTCTTCTCCTTTGGTGTCTTCCTGCTGCCCCAGCTCTTCCTCTTCACCATCTTCAACTCGCTGTACG gtttcttcctcttcctgtggtTCTGCTCCCAGAGGTGCCGCTCAGAGGCAGAagtggaggcagagatggaggcGTTCAGCTCCTCCCAGACGATGCCGTAG
- the ADGRG5 gene encoding adhesion G-protein coupled receptor G5 isoform X1: MDGHRVFFLCLCLMIAHSDTVEESQEPLSWMENLEKTSRSRNGSSFRGQQKKSRKIFLKEVSKDLDLNKRLIRGLECSLLNTSFEGKNLTLQTHSIQTLAFKLGCDFTGLALSSATLERVPQASVPHAMEFPAELTQNACRTRPRELRLICIYFFTDYFFQSINSSLLNNYVLGAQLSHGHVNNLSEPINISFWHNRSLEGYTATCVFWKEGASKDHWGVWSPEGCRTEQPSPSQVLCRCNHLSYFAVLMQLSPAPIPAELLVPLTYISLVGCSISVVASLLTILLHFQARKQGDSTTHIHMNLHASVLLLNVAFLLSPVLARAGAACTALAAILHFALLSCLTWMAIEGFNLYLLLVRVYNIYIRRYMLKLCAVGWGVPALLVLLLLVDQNSVYGPHTIPLFDSRENGTGFQNNSICWVRSPWVHNILVMGYGGLTSLFNLVVLVWALRAVRRLRAQEKVPGTRACRDSVTVLGLTLLLGTTWALAFFSFGVFLLPQLFLFTIFNSLYGFFLFLWFCSQRCRSEAEVEAEMEAFSSSQTMP; this comes from the exons ATGGATGGCCATAGGGTCTTTTTCCTCTGCCTGTGCCTCATGATTGCTCACAGTGATACAGTGG AGGAGTCCCAAGAACCCCTGAGCTGGATGGAGAACCTGGAGAAGACGTCCAGGAGCCGCAATGGGAGTTCGTTTCGTGG TCAGcagaaaaaatccagaaaaatcttCCTGAAGGAGGTGTCCAAAGATCTGGACCTGAACAAGAG GCTTATCCGGGGCCTGGAGTGCAGCCTGTTGAACACCAGCTTCGAGGGCAAGAACCTTACCTTGCAGACGCACAGCATCCAGACACTGGCCTTCAAGCTGGGCTGTGACTTCACTGGCCTCGCACTGAGCAGTGCGACTCTGGAGCGGGTCCCCCAG GCCTCGGTGCCGCACGCCATGGAGTTCCCGGCAGAGCTGACCCAGAATGCCTGCAGGACCCGCCCCAGGGAGCTGCGCCTCATCTGCATTTACTTCTTCACTGACTACTTTTTCCAG AGTATCAACTCATCTTTGCTCAATAACTATGTCCTGGGAGCCCAGCTGAGTCACGGACACGTGAACAACCTCAGTGAGCCGATCAACATCAGCTTCTGGCACAACCGAAGCCTG GAAGGCTACACAGCGACCTGTGTCTTTTGGAAGGAAGGAGCCAGCAAGGATCACTGGGGGGTCTGGAGCCCCGAGGGCTGTCGCACAGAGCAGCCGTCACCTTCCCAGGTGCTCTGCCGCTGCAACCACCTCAGCTACTTTGCTGTTCTCATG CAACTCTCCCCGGCCCCGATCCCCGCAGAGCTGCTGGTGCCTCTTACGTACATCTCCCTGGTGGGCTGCAGCATCTCCGTCGTGGCCTCGCTTCTCACTATCCTGCTGCACTTCCAAGCCAG GAAGCAGGGTGACTCCACAACACACATCCACATGAACCTGCATGCGTCTGTGCTGCTCCTGAACGTCGCCTTCCTGTTGAGTCCTGTGCTGGCCAGGGCCGGGGCAGCATGCACAGCACTGGCGGCCATCCTGCACTTTGCGCTGCTCAGCTGCCTCACCTGGATGGCCATCGAAGGCTTCAACCTCTACCTCCTCCTCGTGCGCGTCTACAACATCTACATCCGCCGATATATGCTCAAGCTGTGTGCAGTGGGTTGGG GGGTCCCAGCCCTCCTGGTGCTGCTCCTTCTTGTTGACCAGAATTCAGTGTATGGACCTCACACAATCCCACTCTTCGACAGCCGGGAAAATGGCACGGGTTTCCAGAACAATTCCAT ATGCTGGGTGCGGAGCCCCTGGGTGCACAACATCTTGGTCATGGGCTATGGTGGCCTCACATCCCTTTTCAACCTGGTGGTGCTGGTTTGGGCGCTGCGGGCCGTGCGCAGGCTGCGGGCGCAGGAGAAGGTGCCGGGCACCCGGGCCTGCCGAGATAGTGTCACCGTGCTGGGCCTCACCCTGCTGCTGGGCACCACCTGGGCCTTGGCTTTCTTCTCCTTTGGTGTCTTCCTGCTGCCCCAGCTCTTCCTCTTCACCATCTTCAACTCGCTGTACG gtttcttcctcttcctgtggtTCTGCTCCCAGAGGTGCCGCTCAGAGGCAGAagtggaggcagagatggaggcGTTCAGCTCCTCCCAGACGATGCCGTAG
- the ADGRG5 gene encoding adhesion G-protein coupled receptor G5 isoform X2, which yields MDGHRVFFLCLCLMIAHSDTVEESQEPLSWMENLEKTSRSRNGSSFRGLIRGLECSLLNTSFEGKNLTLQTHSIQTLAFKLGCDFTGLALSSATLERVPQASVPHAMEFPAELTQNACRTRPRELRLICIYFFTDYFFQSINSSLLNNYVLGAQLSHGHVNNLSEPINISFWHNRSLEGYTATCVFWKEGASKDHWGVWSPEGCRTEQPSPSQVLCRCNHLSYFAVLMQLSPAPIPAELLVPLTYISLVGCSISVVASLLTILLHFQARKQGDSTTHIHMNLHASVLLLNVAFLLSPVLARAGAACTALAAILHFALLSCLTWMAIEGFNLYLLLVRVYNIYIRRYMLKLCAVGWGVPALLVLLLLVDQNSVYGPHTIPLFDSRENGTGFQNNSICWVRSPWVHNILVMGYGGLTSLFNLVVLVWALRAVRRLRAQEKVPGTRACRDSVTVLGLTLLLGTTWALAFFSFGVFLLPQLFLFTIFNSLYGFFLFLWFCSQRCRSEAEVEAEMEAFSSSQTMP from the exons ATGGATGGCCATAGGGTCTTTTTCCTCTGCCTGTGCCTCATGATTGCTCACAGTGATACAGTGG AGGAGTCCCAAGAACCCCTGAGCTGGATGGAGAACCTGGAGAAGACGTCCAGGAGCCGCAATGGGAGTTCGTTTCGTGG GCTTATCCGGGGCCTGGAGTGCAGCCTGTTGAACACCAGCTTCGAGGGCAAGAACCTTACCTTGCAGACGCACAGCATCCAGACACTGGCCTTCAAGCTGGGCTGTGACTTCACTGGCCTCGCACTGAGCAGTGCGACTCTGGAGCGGGTCCCCCAG GCCTCGGTGCCGCACGCCATGGAGTTCCCGGCAGAGCTGACCCAGAATGCCTGCAGGACCCGCCCCAGGGAGCTGCGCCTCATCTGCATTTACTTCTTCACTGACTACTTTTTCCAG AGTATCAACTCATCTTTGCTCAATAACTATGTCCTGGGAGCCCAGCTGAGTCACGGACACGTGAACAACCTCAGTGAGCCGATCAACATCAGCTTCTGGCACAACCGAAGCCTG GAAGGCTACACAGCGACCTGTGTCTTTTGGAAGGAAGGAGCCAGCAAGGATCACTGGGGGGTCTGGAGCCCCGAGGGCTGTCGCACAGAGCAGCCGTCACCTTCCCAGGTGCTCTGCCGCTGCAACCACCTCAGCTACTTTGCTGTTCTCATG CAACTCTCCCCGGCCCCGATCCCCGCAGAGCTGCTGGTGCCTCTTACGTACATCTCCCTGGTGGGCTGCAGCATCTCCGTCGTGGCCTCGCTTCTCACTATCCTGCTGCACTTCCAAGCCAG GAAGCAGGGTGACTCCACAACACACATCCACATGAACCTGCATGCGTCTGTGCTGCTCCTGAACGTCGCCTTCCTGTTGAGTCCTGTGCTGGCCAGGGCCGGGGCAGCATGCACAGCACTGGCGGCCATCCTGCACTTTGCGCTGCTCAGCTGCCTCACCTGGATGGCCATCGAAGGCTTCAACCTCTACCTCCTCCTCGTGCGCGTCTACAACATCTACATCCGCCGATATATGCTCAAGCTGTGTGCAGTGGGTTGGG GGGTCCCAGCCCTCCTGGTGCTGCTCCTTCTTGTTGACCAGAATTCAGTGTATGGACCTCACACAATCCCACTCTTCGACAGCCGGGAAAATGGCACGGGTTTCCAGAACAATTCCAT ATGCTGGGTGCGGAGCCCCTGGGTGCACAACATCTTGGTCATGGGCTATGGTGGCCTCACATCCCTTTTCAACCTGGTGGTGCTGGTTTGGGCGCTGCGGGCCGTGCGCAGGCTGCGGGCGCAGGAGAAGGTGCCGGGCACCCGGGCCTGCCGAGATAGTGTCACCGTGCTGGGCCTCACCCTGCTGCTGGGCACCACCTGGGCCTTGGCTTTCTTCTCCTTTGGTGTCTTCCTGCTGCCCCAGCTCTTCCTCTTCACCATCTTCAACTCGCTGTACG gtttcttcctcttcctgtggtTCTGCTCCCAGAGGTGCCGCTCAGAGGCAGAagtggaggcagagatggaggcGTTCAGCTCCTCCCAGACGATGCCGTAG
- the ADGRG5 gene encoding adhesion G-protein coupled receptor G5 isoform X4 — translation MDGHRVFFLCLCLMIAHSDTVEESQEPLSWMENLEKTSRSRNGSSFRGQQKKSRKIFLKEVSKDLDLNKRLIRGLECSLLNTSFEGKNLTLQTHSIQTLAFKLGCDFTGLALSSATLERVPQASVPHAMEFPAELTQNACRTRPRELRLICIYFFTDYFFQEGYTATCVFWKEGASKDHWGVWSPEGCRTEQPSPSQVLCRCNHLSYFAVLMQLSPAPIPAELLVPLTYISLVGCSISVVASLLTILLHFQARKQGDSTTHIHMNLHASVLLLNVAFLLSPVLARAGAACTALAAILHFALLSCLTWMAIEGFNLYLLLVRVYNIYIRRYMLKLCAVGWGVPALLVLLLLVDQNSVYGPHTIPLFDSRENGTGFQNNSICWVRSPWVHNILVMGYGGLTSLFNLVVLVWALRAVRRLRAQEKVPGTRACRDSVTVLGLTLLLGTTWALAFFSFGVFLLPQLFLFTIFNSLYGFFLFLWFCSQRCRSEAEVEAEMEAFSSSQTMP, via the exons ATGGATGGCCATAGGGTCTTTTTCCTCTGCCTGTGCCTCATGATTGCTCACAGTGATACAGTGG AGGAGTCCCAAGAACCCCTGAGCTGGATGGAGAACCTGGAGAAGACGTCCAGGAGCCGCAATGGGAGTTCGTTTCGTGG TCAGcagaaaaaatccagaaaaatcttCCTGAAGGAGGTGTCCAAAGATCTGGACCTGAACAAGAG GCTTATCCGGGGCCTGGAGTGCAGCCTGTTGAACACCAGCTTCGAGGGCAAGAACCTTACCTTGCAGACGCACAGCATCCAGACACTGGCCTTCAAGCTGGGCTGTGACTTCACTGGCCTCGCACTGAGCAGTGCGACTCTGGAGCGGGTCCCCCAG GCCTCGGTGCCGCACGCCATGGAGTTCCCGGCAGAGCTGACCCAGAATGCCTGCAGGACCCGCCCCAGGGAGCTGCGCCTCATCTGCATTTACTTCTTCACTGACTACTTTTTCCAG GAAGGCTACACAGCGACCTGTGTCTTTTGGAAGGAAGGAGCCAGCAAGGATCACTGGGGGGTCTGGAGCCCCGAGGGCTGTCGCACAGAGCAGCCGTCACCTTCCCAGGTGCTCTGCCGCTGCAACCACCTCAGCTACTTTGCTGTTCTCATG CAACTCTCCCCGGCCCCGATCCCCGCAGAGCTGCTGGTGCCTCTTACGTACATCTCCCTGGTGGGCTGCAGCATCTCCGTCGTGGCCTCGCTTCTCACTATCCTGCTGCACTTCCAAGCCAG GAAGCAGGGTGACTCCACAACACACATCCACATGAACCTGCATGCGTCTGTGCTGCTCCTGAACGTCGCCTTCCTGTTGAGTCCTGTGCTGGCCAGGGCCGGGGCAGCATGCACAGCACTGGCGGCCATCCTGCACTTTGCGCTGCTCAGCTGCCTCACCTGGATGGCCATCGAAGGCTTCAACCTCTACCTCCTCCTCGTGCGCGTCTACAACATCTACATCCGCCGATATATGCTCAAGCTGTGTGCAGTGGGTTGGG GGGTCCCAGCCCTCCTGGTGCTGCTCCTTCTTGTTGACCAGAATTCAGTGTATGGACCTCACACAATCCCACTCTTCGACAGCCGGGAAAATGGCACGGGTTTCCAGAACAATTCCAT ATGCTGGGTGCGGAGCCCCTGGGTGCACAACATCTTGGTCATGGGCTATGGTGGCCTCACATCCCTTTTCAACCTGGTGGTGCTGGTTTGGGCGCTGCGGGCCGTGCGCAGGCTGCGGGCGCAGGAGAAGGTGCCGGGCACCCGGGCCTGCCGAGATAGTGTCACCGTGCTGGGCCTCACCCTGCTGCTGGGCACCACCTGGGCCTTGGCTTTCTTCTCCTTTGGTGTCTTCCTGCTGCCCCAGCTCTTCCTCTTCACCATCTTCAACTCGCTGTACG gtttcttcctcttcctgtggtTCTGCTCCCAGAGGTGCCGCTCAGAGGCAGAagtggaggcagagatggaggcGTTCAGCTCCTCCCAGACGATGCCGTAG
- the ADGRG5 gene encoding adhesion G-protein coupled receptor G5 isoform X5: MENLEKTSRSRNGSSFRGLIRGLECSLLNTSFEGKNLTLQTHSIQTLAFKLGCDFTGLALSSATLERVPQASVPHAMEFPAELTQNACRTRPRELRLICIYFFTDYFFQSINSSLLNNYVLGAQLSHGHVNNLSEPINISFWHNRSLEGYTATCVFWKEGASKDHWGVWSPEGCRTEQPSPSQVLCRCNHLSYFAVLMQLSPAPIPAELLVPLTYISLVGCSISVVASLLTILLHFQARKQGDSTTHIHMNLHASVLLLNVAFLLSPVLARAGAACTALAAILHFALLSCLTWMAIEGFNLYLLLVRVYNIYIRRYMLKLCAVGWGVPALLVLLLLVDQNSVYGPHTIPLFDSRENGTGFQNNSICWVRSPWVHNILVMGYGGLTSLFNLVVLVWALRAVRRLRAQEKVPGTRACRDSVTVLGLTLLLGTTWALAFFSFGVFLLPQLFLFTIFNSLYGFFLFLWFCSQRCRSEAEVEAEMEAFSSSQTMP; this comes from the exons ATGGAGAACCTGGAGAAGACGTCCAGGAGCCGCAATGGGAGTTCGTTTCGTGG GCTTATCCGGGGCCTGGAGTGCAGCCTGTTGAACACCAGCTTCGAGGGCAAGAACCTTACCTTGCAGACGCACAGCATCCAGACACTGGCCTTCAAGCTGGGCTGTGACTTCACTGGCCTCGCACTGAGCAGTGCGACTCTGGAGCGGGTCCCCCAG GCCTCGGTGCCGCACGCCATGGAGTTCCCGGCAGAGCTGACCCAGAATGCCTGCAGGACCCGCCCCAGGGAGCTGCGCCTCATCTGCATTTACTTCTTCACTGACTACTTTTTCCAG AGTATCAACTCATCTTTGCTCAATAACTATGTCCTGGGAGCCCAGCTGAGTCACGGACACGTGAACAACCTCAGTGAGCCGATCAACATCAGCTTCTGGCACAACCGAAGCCTG GAAGGCTACACAGCGACCTGTGTCTTTTGGAAGGAAGGAGCCAGCAAGGATCACTGGGGGGTCTGGAGCCCCGAGGGCTGTCGCACAGAGCAGCCGTCACCTTCCCAGGTGCTCTGCCGCTGCAACCACCTCAGCTACTTTGCTGTTCTCATG CAACTCTCCCCGGCCCCGATCCCCGCAGAGCTGCTGGTGCCTCTTACGTACATCTCCCTGGTGGGCTGCAGCATCTCCGTCGTGGCCTCGCTTCTCACTATCCTGCTGCACTTCCAAGCCAG GAAGCAGGGTGACTCCACAACACACATCCACATGAACCTGCATGCGTCTGTGCTGCTCCTGAACGTCGCCTTCCTGTTGAGTCCTGTGCTGGCCAGGGCCGGGGCAGCATGCACAGCACTGGCGGCCATCCTGCACTTTGCGCTGCTCAGCTGCCTCACCTGGATGGCCATCGAAGGCTTCAACCTCTACCTCCTCCTCGTGCGCGTCTACAACATCTACATCCGCCGATATATGCTCAAGCTGTGTGCAGTGGGTTGGG GGGTCCCAGCCCTCCTGGTGCTGCTCCTTCTTGTTGACCAGAATTCAGTGTATGGACCTCACACAATCCCACTCTTCGACAGCCGGGAAAATGGCACGGGTTTCCAGAACAATTCCAT ATGCTGGGTGCGGAGCCCCTGGGTGCACAACATCTTGGTCATGGGCTATGGTGGCCTCACATCCCTTTTCAACCTGGTGGTGCTGGTTTGGGCGCTGCGGGCCGTGCGCAGGCTGCGGGCGCAGGAGAAGGTGCCGGGCACCCGGGCCTGCCGAGATAGTGTCACCGTGCTGGGCCTCACCCTGCTGCTGGGCACCACCTGGGCCTTGGCTTTCTTCTCCTTTGGTGTCTTCCTGCTGCCCCAGCTCTTCCTCTTCACCATCTTCAACTCGCTGTACG gtttcttcctcttcctgtggtTCTGCTCCCAGAGGTGCCGCTCAGAGGCAGAagtggaggcagagatggaggcGTTCAGCTCCTCCCAGACGATGCCGTAG